The DNA window TCCGCACTGCTCTCGTTGTTGCGCCGCGTATTGACGGGGGCCGCTTCTGCACGCCCTGTGGCGGTTGCCGGCAACGCCTCGCGGAATTTTCCGATGCCGACGTTCGCGTGTATGCCTGCGATCCGGACGGCGCCCATGCGGAATTCACGATGGCGCGGCTCCTGCCGGCAGGCTTTTCCCTAGTCGGTTACGACGCGTCGACCGAATGATCCGCGTTATCGCCGAACGATAGCGCTCCGTTTTTGAAGTCACGGCCGATGCCCGCTCCCCCGAAGCAGCGTCGGCTCTTTATTGGAGTTTTCAGCCATGTCTCAGCACTTTGGCACCGTTGCCGCCAACACGATCAACGAATTGCGCTCGGGCGACTATCGTGTCGGCCTTGTGCTCGGCTCCGGGCTGGGAGAGTTTGCGGCCTCCATCGAGGACGCCGTCAGAGTGCCGTTTGCGCGGCTTCCCGGCTTTCCGGTCTCGACCGTCTCCGGCCATGCCGGCGAGATGATCGTCGGGCGTTTGGCCGGCGTCGACGTCGCGGTGATGTCCGGCCGGCTGCACTACTACGAGCAGGGGGATGCGGCGGCGATGCGCGCGCCGATCGAAACCTTCGCCTCGCTCGGGTGCTCCTCTCTCATTCTCACCAACTCCGCCGGCAGCCTCGACCCCGAGATGAACCCCGGCGATTTGATGATGATCACCGATCACATCAATTTCTCCGGCACCAACCCGCTGATCGGCGAGCGGTCCGAGCGCCGCTTCGTCGGCATGACCAATGCCTATGACGCCGATCTTCAGGAGGAGTTCCGCAGGGCGGCCAGTGCCGAGCAGGTCAAGCTCCATGAAGGCGTCTACATGTGGTTCGCAGGACCCTCCTTCGAGACGCCGGCCGAGATCCGCGCCGCCCGCATTCTGGGTGCCAGCGCCGTCGGTATGTCCACCGTGCCGGAAGTGATCCTCGGGCGTTTCTTCGGTCTCAGGGTGGCGGCCGTTTCGACCATCACCAACCTTGCCGCCGGCATGACGGGCGACGAACTCTCCCACGCCGAGACCAAGGAACTGGCGCCGGTGGGGGCGGAAAAGCTGGCCCGCATCCTGCCGCGTATCGTCAAGGCCGTGGCCGTCGACAAGCCTTTGGCGGCCGCTTGATTCTTTTTCCCCGGCAAGAGACCCTGATCTGAAAGGCAAGCCCTTGAGTCGAAAAGGGGCAGTCGGGGAGGTGGGGTTTGCTGCCGCAGGAAATCATCCGCAGAAAGCGGGACGGGGAAACGCTGGGCGCGGCGGAAATCGCCTTTCTCGTGGGCGGTCTCATCCAGGGAACCGTCTCGCGCGAACAGATCGCCGCCTTTGCCATGGCGGTCTTCTTTCGCGGCATGAGCCGGGACGAGCGCGTCGCCCTCACCCTTGCAATGCGCGATTCCGGCACGGTGCTGGACTGGTCGGACCTGCCGGGGCCGGCGCTCGACAAGCATTCGAGCGGCGGCATCGGCGATACGGTCTCGCTCATGCTGGCGCCCGCCGTTGCCGCCTGCGGCGGCTTCGTGCCGATGATCTCCGGCCGTGGCCTCGGCCATACCGGCGGCACGCTCGACAAGCTCGATGCCATCCCCGGCTACGCCAGCCAGCCGGACAGCAAGACTTTCCGCAAGGTCGTCCGCGAGGTTGGCTGCGCCATCATCGGCCAGACCGAGGATCTGGCGCCCGCCGACAAGCGCATCTACGCGATCCGCGATGTCACCGGCACGGTGGAATCGATCGACCTCATCACCGCCTCGATCCTGTCGAAGAAACTCGCTGCCGGCCTCACCGGCCTCGTGCTCGACGTCAAATGCGGCTCCGGCGCCTTCATGGCGGGGATGGACGACGCCAGGGGGCTCGCCGAAAGTCTCGTCTCGGTCGCGGTCGGTGCTGGCCTGCCGACGACGGCCCTCATCACCGACATGAATGAGCCGCTTGGCAGCAGCGCCGGCAACGCCTTGGAGGTACGGCTTGCGATCGACTTCCTGACGCGGCCGGAAAGCCATCCCCGGCTTCGCGAGGTGACGGTGGAGCTTGGTGCCGAAATGCTGGTTCTCGGGCAACTCCAGCCCGATCTCGCCGCCGCCCGGGACGCGATCGGGGTGGCTTTCTCGTCCGGCCGTGCGGCGGAGATTTTCGCGCGGATGGTCGCCGGGCTCGGCGGTCCTTCCGATCTGATGGAAAGGCCGGACCTTCATCTGGCGTCCGCGCCGGTGACGAAACCTGCCTTTCCGGAAAGACCGGGCATTGTGCAGGCAATCGCGACGCGCGAGATCGGCGTTGCGGTTGTGGCGATGAAGGGCGGCCGGACGAACCCGGACGATGCGATCGATCCCTCCGTCGGCTTTTCCGAACTGGCGGGCCTTGGAGCCTCCGTTGGACCGGATCGCCCGCTGGGGCTTGTGCATGCCGCGACCGAGGCCGATGCGGAGCGGGCTGTTCTCGCGCTGAGGCAGGCCTATATGACGAAAGAGGATGCTTCGGTCGAAAGATCGGCGATCCTTGAGAAGATCGGTGGATAAACCGACCTTTGGTTGTTTCGTTCAACTAGGTGCTGCATGGTTGAACGGCGGCTGAAGTCTTGAGTTTCCATTCGCCCTGTTCAGGGGAAGAGAGAACATGGCACGCGTATTTCTCATTGTTCTCGACAGCTTCGGTATAGGTAGCGCACCCGACGCGGAAGACTTCGGCGATGCAGGCGCAAATACGCTGGGGCATATCGCATCCGCCTGCGCGGGCGGAAAGGCCGATATTCCGGGTGTGCGGTCCGGCCCACTGACCCTGCCGTCCATGGCGACACTTGGCCTCGGTCTTGCGGCGATGGAAGCATCCGGCCGCCGGCCCGACGGGATCAGCACCGCGCCGCTTCTCGGGCGCTACGCGATCGCCGAGGAAAAATCGAAAGGCAAGGATACGCCCTCCGGCCATTGGGAAATCGCCGGTGTTCCGGCGCCCTTCGACTGGGGCTATTTCCCCGACACGATCCCGACCTTTCCCGAAAGCCTAACCGACGCTCTGACCCGCGAGGGCAATCTCCCCGGACTGCTTGGCAACAAGCACGCTTCCGGCACGGACATCCTCGCCGAATACGGCGAGGAGCATATCCGCACCGGCAAGCCGATCGTCTACACCTCTGCGGACTCGGTCCTGCAGATCGCCGCGCATGAGGAGCATTTCGGCCTTCAAAGGCTTCTCGATCTCTGCATTATCGCCCGGCGCCTGGTCGACCCACTCGGCATCGGCCGTGTCATCGCGCGCCCCTTCATCGGCGAGAATGCGGCAAGCTTCGTGCGCACGGCGAACCGGCGCGACTATGCCGTGCCGCCGCCGGAACCGACGCTGCTCGACCGCGTCGAGAACTCGGGCCACAAGGTCTTCGGCATCGGCAAGATCGGCGACATCTTCGCCCATGTCGGCGTTACCGAGGTGCGCAAGGGGGCCGGCAACGACGCCCTCTTCGACGCCACCCTGGGCGTGATGGACGACGCGAAGGCCGGCGATCTGGTCTTTGCCAATTTCGTCGACTTCGACACGCTTTACGGCCATCGCCGGGATGTTGCCGGCTATGCCGCCGCACTGGAGGCCTTCGACCGCCGCCTGCCGGAACTGCTGGCGCGCATGAAGCCACAGGATCTCCTCATTCTGACGGCCGATCACGGTTGCGATCCGACCTGGCGCGGCACGGACCACACGCGCGAAATCGTGCCGGTCCTGATGGCTGGCCAGGGGATCAAGCCGGGCTACGCCGGGCGCCGCCAGACGTTCGCCGACATTGGCGAAACCGCTGCCGACTGGCTGCATCTTCCGGCGGGCCGCCACGGCACCAGCATGCTGGCCCCTCTGGAAGTTCAGCCCGTCTAGGACGGGCGCAGACAAGACTGTTCGGGACGGCGACACCCCCGTGAGCGGGAGGGTCTTGATAATAAGATAAGTGTATGCTTATGTGACGGCATGAGCGAGGCAGACATCTTCAAGGCCCTGGCAGACCCGACCCGGCGGTCGATCTTCGAGAAATTGGCAGCCGGGAACATGAACGCAAGCGCTTTGCGGCAGGGCATGGAGATCAGCCAGCCCGCCATGTCTCAACATCTGTCCGTCTTGCGGAATGCGGGCCTTGTCCGGGAAGAGCGGCATGGACGCTTCGTGAATTACGAGGTCGATCCTCAGGGACTTGCCACCATCGCGCAGTGGCTCGCGAAATACAGGGCCTACTGGCCCGCGCGCATCGATGCCCTCAAGAGTGTGCTGAAGGACATGGATCAATGAGCAACGTTGAGACCGACGACGGCCATGCCATCATCGAACTCGAATACGACCTTGATGAGCCGCCGCAAAAGGTCTGGCGCGCGATCAGCATTCCGGAGTTTCGCGATCATTGGCTCCCGCCGCAGGACCTCGCCGACAGCGAAGCGGCGATCATCACGCCCGGACGGGAGCTTCGCTATACGCTGCGCGACGGCGCACCGCCATTTGTGGAAAGCACGGTCACCTTCACCGTTCTGCCGAACGGGATCGGCGGAACGCACCTCAGGATCGTCCATGTACCGGCCGACGGAAGCTTCCCGCACATGATCATGTCCGCCGCGAATAGCAACGATCCGCCCCTGTTGCGCGTAGCCTGATCCGACACTCGTCCCGTCATTTTCAGAAACACTGGAGTTCGCCGATGCGCGAAGCGATGCAACTCGTCCCTATGGTCATCGAGCAGTCCAGCCGCGGGGAGCGATCCTTCGACATCTACTCCCGCCTTCTGCGCGAGAGGATCATCTTTCTCAATGGCGAAGTGAACGACGCCGTTTCCGCACTCGTCTGTGCGCAATTGTTGTTTCTGGAAGCGGAGAACCCGAAGAAGCCGATTCATCTTTACATCAACTCCCCGGGTGGCGTCGTGACCAGCGGATTTGCGATGTATGACACCATGCGCCACATCCGTGCCCCTGTGCATACGCTCTGCATGGGCACCGCCCGTTCGATGGGCTCCTTCCTGCTGATGGCCGGCGAGCCAGGCGAGCGTGCGGCGCTGCCAAACGCCAGCATTTTGATCCATCAGCCTTCCGGCGGCTTTCAGGGGCAGGCATCGGACATGCTGATTCACGCCGAGGAAATCAAGCAAACGAAGCATCGTATGACGCGGCTTTATGCCGAGCATTGCGGTCGGAGCTACGAGGAGTTCGAGAGCGGGATGGACCGCGACCGTTTCATGACGGTGGAGGAAGCTCTCGATTGGGGACTGATCGACAGGATTCAGCATCCGCGAGACGTCAAATCGTATCCGGATCTGGATGCTTAGAGGGGCGGATTTGCAGGGAAGGGGACGACCCAAACCGGCCGCCGGTCCGGTCGGCGTCGTTCCGCCCGATTTGATTGACTTGGCTGACTGAAAAGGAAATGCTCCGGCCCGCGTCGCAGCGCTTTTGCAGAACATCCGCGGATAGAGCATGACCCGCACCATTCCCAAAGTCGAGCTTCACTGTCACATCGAGGGCGCCGCCCTGCCGGATCTCGTGCGCCGTCTGGCGGCCCGCTACCACATCGATGTCGGCGGCCTGTTCGACGCGGACGGCGGATATCGCTGGCACGACTTCACCTCCTTTCTGGAGGCCTATGACCGGGCGGCCAGCGTCTTCAAGACGGCGGAGGATTTCGCCGATCTGACCGAAACATATCTTGTGGCCTCGGCGCTTGAAGGCGTGATCTACACCGAGGTCTTCATTTCTCCCGATCATGCCCGGCGCAGCGGCATCGCCTACGCGGACTATCTCGGCGGCATTTCGGAAGGCATGCGGCGCGCCGAGGAAAGTCACGGGATCGTCGGGCGGATCATCCCGCTGATCGAGCGGCATTTCGGCCCCGAAGCTGCCATCAAGGCGGCGAAGACCGCGGTCCATACGATGGACGAACGCGTCGTCGGCTTCGGCATGGCGGGCGACGAACGCCTCTACGAGGTGACCGACTTCGCGCCAGCCTTTGCCGTCGCGGCGGAAGCCGGGCTGAAACTCACCTGTCATGCGGGCGAGGTCTGCGGCGCCGAAAGCGTCCGGGCGACGCTCGATGCCATCCCCGTCCGCCGCATCGGCCATGGTGTGCGGGCGATCGAGGATGCGGATCTGATGCGCCGCCTTGCCGACGAGGAAATCGTCCTCGAAGTCTGCCCCGGGTCCAATGTGGCGCTTGGCGTCTATGCCGGCTGGCCGCGGCATCCGATCGTCCGGCTGCGGGATGCGGGCATCAAGGTCACGATCTCGTCCGACGATCCGCCCTTCTTTCACACGACCGTCGGACGGGACTACCGGATGGTGCAGGACACCTTCACTCTTTCGGATCGCGAGATGCTCGCGTTCACGCAAACGGCCATCGATGCGGCCTTCTGCGACGAGACCGTCAAGACCCGGCTGAGGCAACAGATGTTGAACGGCGAAGCCTTCACTTCCTGATAAATCAGGACCATAATTCGGATTCCTTTCCTTGACGGGGCCATCCGCTCCAGACATTCGGCAGGCTATGATGAGCGACAGTGGCAATCGGACGAGCCACATTCGGCTGACTTCGCACCCCGGCGCCGGCGCCCCCATCCGCTACCCCATCAAGTGGGGTGCGGCGGACCCGCTGGAGCGCGGGCCGGTCATCGGCACGGTCTCTCGCGCCGGCGATCGCAACACGATCGGCAGCCACGGCGGCAGCTATTCGCTCTATCGCGCGCTGGCGGTGTCCTCCGGTGCGCTCAATCCCATCCAGCGGCCGGATCTGACCAACACCTCCCCGGTCGTCGGCGTCGGACCGTTTCCGCAGTGGGGAACGCCCGGCAAGATCGTCTCGCTCGATCCCTTCGGTCACATGGTGGCCAGCCTCTATGGCGACCTCATCGCCGAGGGCGTCGATATCCGCCCGACGATTGCCATCACCAAGGCGCGCCTCACCGTGATGGAACTGCAGCAGGCGATCCGCGACCAGCGCCTGAAGGTCGATGGCGACATCGTGCGCGAGGGCGGCGAGATCTCGGTCGTCAAGGCGGCCGTCGATCCCGTGTGGTATCTGCCGGGCATCGCCGAACGCTTCGGCGTCTCGGACGAAAAACTGCGCCGCACGCTCTTCGAGCAGACGGCGGGCATGTATCCCGAACTCGTCACACGGCCGGACCTCGACGTCTTCCTGCCGCCCATCGGCGGCATCACGCTCTATATCTTCGGCGATCCGTCGGCGATTGCCGATCCCAAGCGTCGGCTCACCTGCCGTGTGCATGACGAATGCAATGGATCTGATGTTTTCGGCTCGGATATCTGCACCTGCCGGCCCTATCTCATTCATGGCATCGAGGAATGCGTGAAGGAAGCGCAGGCGGGCGGCGCCGGCCTCGTCGTCTACAATCGCAAGGAGGGCAGGGCGCTCGGCGAGGTGACCAAGTTCCTCGTCTACAATGCCCGCAAGCGCCAGGAAGGCGGCGACACCGCGGCGAAATACTTCGAGCGCACCGAGTGCGTCGCGGGTGTCCAGGATGCCCGCTTCCAGCAGTTGATGCCCGACGTGCTGCATTGGCTGGGGATTACCCGGATCGACCGGTTCGTCTCCATGTCGGACATGAAATACGACGCCATCACCGGCTCGGGCATCGAGATCGGCGAGCGCGTGCCGATCCCCGCCGACCTCATTCCCATCGACGCCATGGTCGAAATGGAGGCCAAGAAGGCGGCCGGCTATTTCACGCCGGAGGCGCCTCCCGCCGTCGAGGATCTGCTGTCGACCAAGGGCCGGCCGATCGAGGAATATTGAGGATCGGATCACACAACAGGATCATCCGGTCTGACGACGCAAAGGCATCTTCTCTTTCATGACACCTCAAGACCTTCTCTCCGCCACTGCCGTTCGTGAGCGGGCCGGCCGCATGCTGGCGCTCGGCGAGGCTGGCGGGCTCTCCCATTTCACCGTCGACCTTGCGCGGCTCGATGCCGCCGCCGACTACGTCATCGCGGTCATGCGCGAGAACTATCCGGATCTCGACATTCCGTTCCACGCCCGCTGGCGGCACTTCGAGGCAGGCGGTATCGACCGCTGGGCGGAGATCTGTGCCGCGCGTCAGTTCGCCTCTGCCGCCGAAGCGGGACGGGCGGCCTTCGATCTGGCCATCGTCTCGGTGCTGCTTGACGCAGGGGCCGGTCCCGACTGGTCCTATGAGGAAGCCGCGACCGGCAAGACCTTTTCCCGCTCCGAGGGGCTTGGTGTTGCCAGCCTTGCCATGTTCATCTCGGGGCTGTTCTCCAACAACGCGGCCGATCCCCTCCGCGCCGACGCGGCGGCGCTTGCGGGCGTCTCGCTTGAGGAGATTGCGTCCGGCTTCCAGGTCGACGGGGCGAACCCCATGGTCGGGCTGGAGGGCCGGGCCGGACTTCTCAATCGCCTCGGCCAGGTCGTCAGCGCCAACGCGGATGTCTTTGCCATGGAGGACGACCCGCGCCCGGGCGGTCTCTTCGACGATCTCGCCGCGAAGGCCGTCGACGGCGTACTGCCGGCAACAGCCATTCTGGAGGCGGTGCTGCAAACGCTCGGCCCCATCTGGCCGGGGCGCACGGTGCTGGAGGGTGTCGATCTCGGTGATTGCTGGCCGTATCCGGGCCTCGTCACCGACGACGTGACGACCGGCCTCGTCCCCTTCCACAAGCTGTCGCAGTGGCTCTCCTATTCGCTGATCGAGCCGCTCGAATGGTGCGGCATCACGGTCACCGACGTGGATGGCCTGACCGGCCTGCCGGAATACCGCAATGGCGGTCTCTTTCTCGATCTCGACGTGATCGCGCTGAAGGATCCGGCCGACGCCGAAAGGTCTCATACGGTGGACTCGGCGCTTGTCGTGGAATGGCGGGCGCTGACGGTCGCGCTGCTCGACCGGATCGCGGAGGTGATCCGCCGGAAGCTCGGCGAGACATCCGAAAGCCTGCCGCTGGCACGCGTGCTCGAAGGCGGCACCTGGTCGGCCGGGCGCAAGATCGCGCGCGCGAAGCGTCCGGGCGGGGGGCCGCCGATCATGGTGGAGAGCG is part of the Hartmannibacter diazotrophicus genome and encodes:
- the cdd gene encoding cytidine deaminase, whose product is MDNFQVLFEAASAARAKAHAPYSKFHVGAALIDDKGNLHAGCNIENASYPEGWCAETSAISHMVMGGGLRIRTALVVAPRIDGGRFCTPCGGCRQRLAEFSDADVRVYACDPDGAHAEFTMARLLPAGFSLVGYDASTE
- a CDS encoding purine-nucleoside phosphorylase — protein: MSQHFGTVAANTINELRSGDYRVGLVLGSGLGEFAASIEDAVRVPFARLPGFPVSTVSGHAGEMIVGRLAGVDVAVMSGRLHYYEQGDAAAMRAPIETFASLGCSSLILTNSAGSLDPEMNPGDLMMITDHINFSGTNPLIGERSERRFVGMTNAYDADLQEEFRRAASAEQVKLHEGVYMWFAGPSFETPAEIRAARILGASAVGMSTVPEVILGRFFGLRVAAVSTITNLAAGMTGDELSHAETKELAPVGAEKLARILPRIVKAVAVDKPLAAA
- the deoA gene encoding thymidine phosphorylase, giving the protein MLPQEIIRRKRDGETLGAAEIAFLVGGLIQGTVSREQIAAFAMAVFFRGMSRDERVALTLAMRDSGTVLDWSDLPGPALDKHSSGGIGDTVSLMLAPAVAACGGFVPMISGRGLGHTGGTLDKLDAIPGYASQPDSKTFRKVVREVGCAIIGQTEDLAPADKRIYAIRDVTGTVESIDLITASILSKKLAAGLTGLVLDVKCGSGAFMAGMDDARGLAESLVSVAVGAGLPTTALITDMNEPLGSSAGNALEVRLAIDFLTRPESHPRLREVTVELGAEMLVLGQLQPDLAAARDAIGVAFSSGRAAEIFARMVAGLGGPSDLMERPDLHLASAPVTKPAFPERPGIVQAIATREIGVAVVAMKGGRTNPDDAIDPSVGFSELAGLGASVGPDRPLGLVHAATEADAERAVLALRQAYMTKEDASVERSAILEKIGG
- a CDS encoding phosphopentomutase translates to MARVFLIVLDSFGIGSAPDAEDFGDAGANTLGHIASACAGGKADIPGVRSGPLTLPSMATLGLGLAAMEASGRRPDGISTAPLLGRYAIAEEKSKGKDTPSGHWEIAGVPAPFDWGYFPDTIPTFPESLTDALTREGNLPGLLGNKHASGTDILAEYGEEHIRTGKPIVYTSADSVLQIAAHEEHFGLQRLLDLCIIARRLVDPLGIGRVIARPFIGENAASFVRTANRRDYAVPPPEPTLLDRVENSGHKVFGIGKIGDIFAHVGVTEVRKGAGNDALFDATLGVMDDAKAGDLVFANFVDFDTLYGHRRDVAGYAAALEAFDRRLPELLARMKPQDLLILTADHGCDPTWRGTDHTREIVPVLMAGQGIKPGYAGRRQTFADIGETAADWLHLPAGRHGTSMLAPLEVQPV
- a CDS encoding ArsR/SmtB family transcription factor, encoding MSEADIFKALADPTRRSIFEKLAAGNMNASALRQGMEISQPAMSQHLSVLRNAGLVREERHGRFVNYEVDPQGLATIAQWLAKYRAYWPARIDALKSVLKDMDQ
- a CDS encoding SRPBCC family protein; the protein is MSNVETDDGHAIIELEYDLDEPPQKVWRAISIPEFRDHWLPPQDLADSEAAIITPGRELRYTLRDGAPPFVESTVTFTVLPNGIGGTHLRIVHVPADGSFPHMIMSAANSNDPPLLRVA
- a CDS encoding ATP-dependent Clp protease proteolytic subunit; the protein is MREAMQLVPMVIEQSSRGERSFDIYSRLLRERIIFLNGEVNDAVSALVCAQLLFLEAENPKKPIHLYINSPGGVVTSGFAMYDTMRHIRAPVHTLCMGTARSMGSFLLMAGEPGERAALPNASILIHQPSGGFQGQASDMLIHAEEIKQTKHRMTRLYAEHCGRSYEEFESGMDRDRFMTVEEALDWGLIDRIQHPRDVKSYPDLDA
- a CDS encoding adenosine deaminase, yielding MTRTIPKVELHCHIEGAALPDLVRRLAARYHIDVGGLFDADGGYRWHDFTSFLEAYDRAASVFKTAEDFADLTETYLVASALEGVIYTEVFISPDHARRSGIAYADYLGGISEGMRRAEESHGIVGRIIPLIERHFGPEAAIKAAKTAVHTMDERVVGFGMAGDERLYEVTDFAPAFAVAAEAGLKLTCHAGEVCGAESVRATLDAIPVRRIGHGVRAIEDADLMRRLADEEIVLEVCPGSNVALGVYAGWPRHPIVRLRDAGIKVTISSDDPPFFHTTVGRDYRMVQDTFTLSDREMLAFTQTAIDAAFCDETVKTRLRQQMLNGEAFTS
- a CDS encoding GTP cyclohydrolase II, whose amino-acid sequence is MSDSGNRTSHIRLTSHPGAGAPIRYPIKWGAADPLERGPVIGTVSRAGDRNTIGSHGGSYSLYRALAVSSGALNPIQRPDLTNTSPVVGVGPFPQWGTPGKIVSLDPFGHMVASLYGDLIAEGVDIRPTIAITKARLTVMELQQAIRDQRLKVDGDIVREGGEISVVKAAVDPVWYLPGIAERFGVSDEKLRRTLFEQTAGMYPELVTRPDLDVFLPPIGGITLYIFGDPSAIADPKRRLTCRVHDECNGSDVFGSDICTCRPYLIHGIEECVKEAQAGGAGLVVYNRKEGRALGEVTKFLVYNARKRQEGGDTAAKYFERTECVAGVQDARFQQLMPDVLHWLGITRIDRFVSMSDMKYDAITGSGIEIGERVPIPADLIPIDAMVEMEAKKAAGYFTPEAPPAVEDLLSTKGRPIEEY
- a CDS encoding URC4/urg3 family protein, whose amino-acid sequence is MTPQDLLSATAVRERAGRMLALGEAGGLSHFTVDLARLDAAADYVIAVMRENYPDLDIPFHARWRHFEAGGIDRWAEICAARQFASAAEAGRAAFDLAIVSVLLDAGAGPDWSYEEAATGKTFSRSEGLGVASLAMFISGLFSNNAADPLRADAAALAGVSLEEIASGFQVDGANPMVGLEGRAGLLNRLGQVVSANADVFAMEDDPRPGGLFDDLAAKAVDGVLPATAILEAVLQTLGPIWPGRTVLEGVDLGDCWPYPGLVTDDVTTGLVPFHKLSQWLSYSLIEPLEWCGITVTDVDGLTGLPEYRNGGLFLDLDVIALKDPADAERSHTVDSALVVEWRALTVALLDRIAEVIRRKLGETSESLPLARVLEGGTWSAGRKIARAKRPGGGPPIMVESDGTVF